The genomic segment CTTACTAAATTAAATAGAACTAAAGCAAATCCAAAAACACCCATTTTTGAAAGTGCTCCTGAAAATAAAGCAGTAAATGACATTGGTGAGCCTGCATAAGCTTCAGGCGCCCACACATGAACAGGCATAATAGCGGTTTTAACACCAAAGCCTATCATTAATAATATTGCGATAGCTAATTGATAGCCAAAGCCGATAGCGTAAATACTGGCAAATATATCTTCCAATAAAAAACTTCCAATAAAACTATATATTATTACAATAGCCATTAACATTGAATAGGCTCCAATAGCACTAAAAATCATATATTTTAAGCCCCTACGATCTACATCTTTACCGGAATAGATTACAATAAGATAAGACGACCAAGTCATTATTTCCCAGAAAAAGAAAAGCGAAATTAAATCGCGACTCATAAGAATACCCAACATTGCACCAATGCTAAAAAGGAAATTCATATAAAAGTAGCCAAGATTATCTTTCCCATTCATATAAGCTGTGGAATATAAAAGGGTTAAAAAACCTAAAACCACTACTATTATCCCAAATAAATATCCTGCCGAAGTAAAGCCCCATTGTAAATGAAGGCCTCCAATTTCAAAATTGAGCTGCGCTGCTGCATCTATTGAGAAAAAGAGATATGATACTGCAAGCATAATAAGTACTACAAAGGAATTGAGTAGAATTGGCAGAAACTTATTTAAAACAAAGCTTATAATTGCTCCGCCAAAAACCAGAATTAATATGATAATTAAACTATTCATTTCTTTTTCTTTTTAATTACGCCCAACTGATAAAACCGACTGAATATAATGTTGCTTATCGAGTAAGTCAGTAGCGGCTCTTTCGATTAAACCCGAAATCAAATCGGGATAAATACCAATAATAACAATAACTAATGCCAAAATAAGCATTGCAAATTTTGCGTTAAGGCTTGGTATCTTTATTTCGACAGTAGAAATACGTTCTTTAAAATAAATGCGATGAAGGACTCTGAAATAGTATACTATTTCTATAACACTCACCACTAAAATAATGGCAATAACCGCAATTAAGCGAACATCGGCAGCAGCCATTAAAATATATAATTTGCTCCAAAAACCTGCAAAAGGAGGTAAGCCGACAATGGCTAACGAGCCCAAAGCGAAAAGGAAAGCTGTAAATGGCATTAGTTTACCTATACCATCTAAATCAGAAATATTTTTTTCTTTGGAATGATATACTAAATAGGTAGCACTTAAGAAAAGCATTCCTTTAATAATGGCATGATTAAACATTAAGAAAATAGCTGCAAATACGGCTTCGTGTGTTCCAATACCAAAAGCAACCAAGACTAATCCCATCTGACCAATACTGGAATAAGCCAACATCCGCTTTAATCTTCCTTGACGCATAGCAGTTACTTCGGCAACAGCCATCGTTATTAATCCCATAACAACTAATAACTGTAGAACTTCAACAACATCAAACAGAGTAAATATTATACGAATAAGGGCATAAACACCGGCTTTTACAACTATACCTGCAAAAATAGCACCTATAGGTCCGGGAGCTTGAGTATAAACATCGGGAGCCCAACCATTTAATGGAAACATTTCGGCTTCAATACCAAATCCAACAAAAAATAGTATCAGAATAACACCTTTCATATATGGATTCATATCAGGAACTCTCTGAGCAATTTCGGCCATATTAAGTGTTCCAACCTGAGTATAAAGAATTAATATAGCTAATAGTATAAGAAATGAGGCAAAAGAACCAATCAATAAATATTTAAACGCAGCTTCAGCACCATCGCGTTCGCGATAAAAAGCCGTTAAGGAATATGCCGAGATGGCTGTAATTTCAAGAAATACAAATAAGTTAAAAATATCACCCGTTAGCACAACTCCAATTGCACCTGTAATAAGCATCATAAATAACACATAAAATTTTTGTGTTTGAGCATAATCAACTTCAGGTTTAAAATTATAAGTATATATCCATATTATAAGTCCAAGAAAGCTAAAAAGGCTAACAAGAAAGCCTGTGAAAGGACTAAATACCAGATTGATTCCCCAAGGAGGCGACCAACCTGCAATAATTTCGATAATAGTTGTGTCTTTTGTAATGACCTGTGTCATTAAAATAACCGAGATATAGGAAAGGTAAAGCAATACCAATCCGGGAATGAGTCGTACTAGATTCTTATTTAATTTCCCAAACAAAGGGATTAAGAAAGCCGCCATAAGCGGAAGTGCTATATAATGTACCGGAGATATTACCATCTTAAATTCTTTATTTCGTCAATAGCTGCAGTATTATGATGTCTGTATAATCGGATAACCAACGAGAGAGCTACGGCGGTTACAGCAAAACCAATAACAATAGCCGTAAGCACTAATGCTTGAGGAACAGGATCGACCATAGCTTGAGTAGAGCCCAAAACTTCCGGTGAAAAAATAGGAGCTGTTCCGTTATTAACATATCCTATAGCTACAAAAAGTAGGTGAAGACCAGAATCTACTATCGAAAGACCGATAACGATCTTAAGTAGATTTTTCTTAGCTAGAGCAGCGTAGAGTCCGATTAACATCAGAGCTACTGCTGTTCCGTAAATACTTATCGTTAAAAATTCGTTCATTTTAGCGTCTTAATTTTCATTTTTGGCCTCAGGCCGATTGTTTAACAATACGGTATCGATAACACCAGCAAGTTCTGAAGCTACTTTAAATCCAACAGCTACATAAATAATTCCGATGATACCTCCACTCAATAAATCGTTTAATTCGCCGGTAGGCAAAAAGTTTTCAAGAAAAGTCATACCAAGAATAAGTCCTACAAAACCAACAGTAGCAAAAACAACTCCTGCTATAGATTCTATCCAGCTAATGACATTATGATTAACTTTAAATTTTCTATATGAAATTAACATTAACAAGGTAGCCGTTGCTATTATTGCTCCTCCTTGAAATCCTCCACCTGGTGAAAGGTGTCCGTGAATAAAAACATAAGCTCCCAAAAGAACAATTAAAGGAAATAATATTTGGCTTCCTATCTGAACAATGCGACTTGAAGGTAATTTGGCGCGTATTTGTTTTTCGCCTTTTCGACGACGACGATACATAATACTTGACAAGCCGGTAGCAGCCAAAAATAATACTGTTACTTCGCCCAAAGTATCAAAACCCCGATAGTTAACTACAATAGCTGTAACCGCATTCGACACTTTAAGTTCAGACGGAGTTTTTTCAATGTAATAATCGCCAACGTTATTACGATCTTCTCCAAATGGAATTTGAGAAACAACACCTACAAGAAAATAACCGATAGTAGCTAAAATGAGAAATACTATAATTCTTTTAATCATTTATCATCTCCTTTCTTCATCTCAACATAAGATGTTTTTTTGTCGCAACATCTTTCCTTATCGGTAGTATTACGAATAGTAATAATAAAAATGATAGTTGTTAAAGCCACTCCAATAGCAGCTTCGGTAAGTGCAACATCGGGTGCTTGCAGAATAAAAAAGAATAACGAAAGACCCAAACTAACAAGACCGGTAGCAACAACGGCATAAAGTAAGTTTTTAGAGATTACCGCATAAATTGCTGATCCTATAGTTAAAATAACTAAAGCAAAAACAGGAATTACTAACCAATTCATTTTGATTCCTCCATTTTTTCTACCACTTCTTCGTAGGCATCAATATGCTCTTTAGAAATGGGTTTAAGTTTATCTTTATAGCTTCCTCTAGCAATTGCATGCGAGCTAAGCGGATTAGAAAAGGCAATAAACAAAATCATTAATACCAATTTTATCCACCAATCAGGTTCTAAAAAAGCGACTCCAAAAATTAAGCTCATAGCACCTAAAGTAGAAGCTTTTGTTCCGGCTTGGATCCTAGTATAGATGTCGGGCATACGAAAAATACCTAAAGCTCCCAAAAACAAAAAGACAGCTCCGATACTAACAAAGAAATAGCCTATGTAAGTAAAAATATTTTCCATATTAAATACCTCCCTCCAAATAGCGGGCAAATGCTAAAACGCCAATAAAACCTAAGACAGCATATACTAATGCAACATCAACATAAATAAAGCGCCCAAAAACGTGCGACATAAATACCATTGCAGCTATTGCTAAAACGGAAATGGTATCAAGAGCAACCACTCTATCAGAAGCCGTAGGCCCTTTTAAAAACCTAACGAATCCCAACAAAATACCAAGAGAAATAATTGCAATGATTACCAAATTAAAATAGTCCTCGAATACCATATCTATTTATCAAATATTTTAATTAAAATTTTCTCGAAATCAGCAGCTATTGCTTCATAAACACCTGCTTCATCTTTTGTTGTCATTTTTAACCAATGAATATAAAATTCATCTTCAATTAAATCAACGGTAAGCGTTCCGGGAGTGAGAGTAATACTGTTTGCTAAAACCATTTTGGCAAAATCGGATTTTAAGCTCGACTTAAATTTAACTATCCCCGGATTAACAGGTAATTTAGGATTGATTACAATTTTAGCAACTTGAAAATTAGCCTTTATAAGAGCAATTAAGAACACCCAAGAATATTGAAGCAAATACATTATTCTACGGGGATGAAAAAGACGAAAGCCATAATGGGAAAAAGAAGTAAAATTTAATGCAGATATTATTCCCGTTACTATAAGTCCCGTAACAATTTCGGCAGTTGCAAAACTAACAGTAAAGGCATACCAAACCACCATTAACAATAGCCAGGTATATAAAAACCGGCTCCATTTTGAAGAAGTATTTTTCATGTTTTAAGAACTTAAGTTTTTGGCTTTAATACTTAGGTTAAGCCTAAATATTGACACAAAAATAGTTCAAAAATGCAGGGTAGCTAAGTTGAATCCTAATTTATAATAAATCTATGTAAGTAGGTATATCTAAGCTTACAATTATTACTATATATACTATTGATTTTCAGCTTAAAAACATCTTAATCTTCTGAAATAACTCGGCTTTTATTATAGGTTTTGTAATATACTCATCGCAACCAAAATCGAAGGCTTTTTCCATATCGCCATCTATAGCATAAGCGGTAACAGCTAAAACAGGAAGTTTTGGATTTAATAGTTTTATTTGCTTAGTTGCATTATAACCATTCATAACCGGCATTCTAAGATCCATCAATATCAAATCAATCTTACGCTCCGTAAGCACTTCTTTGACAGCGTCTTTACCGTTTTTTACCCAAATAAGCTCTGCTTTTGTTTTACGTAAAAGAGCTTCTAAATATTGGTAGTTTGATGCGATATCTTCTGCAATCAGTATAACCTTATTCTCAAAATTGGGAATTTTTTTGTTTTCTTTTATCGTAACTCCTTCTTTTTCCTGCTTTCTTTGGAGGTAAGGAAGGGTAAAGTAAAAACTACTCCCCTTTCCTAAAACTGATTCTACCCAAATATCGCCACCTAATTTTTTTACAAGGGTTTTTACAATTGTCAAACCTAGACCTGTACCCATCTTTTTACCTTTGCCATCTACCTGATGAAAACGTTCAAAAATCAGTTTTTGATCTTCTTTGGAAATACCTATTCCCATATCATTCACAAAAAACAACAACTTAGGTGTTCCATCATTATAAGTTTCAGAAATAAGCTTATATCCAAAAGTTATTTTACCACTTTCTGTAAATTTAATCGCATTATCAATAAGGTTAGATACTACTTGACGAAGGCGTGTTTCGTCGGTTAAAATATCTGCATTAAGATAGGGTAACCCCTGTTCTAACTCTAAATCCAAAGCTTTAGAAACTAATCGTTTATCGTGTTTATAAAGTTTCTGCAGGTCTATTAAAATTTCATTAATATTGGTGGATACCAATTTTATATCCTGAAAACCGGCTTCTATTTTAGAAATATCTATTATATCATTAATAAGAGTTAATAAATGAGCTCCACTTGTTTTTACTATTTCGGCAAATTGCTCTTTTTCTTCTGCATCTTCCGATTCGGCAAGTAATTTAGTAAACCCAATAATAGTATTCATAGGAGTACGAATTTCGTGACTCATATTAGCTAAGAATGCCGATTTAAGCCTGTCGTTTTCTTCTGCTTTTGCCTTATCTTTAATAAGCTTTTCTTCTGTTATCTTTTGTAAACTGATATCCTCACCTAAATGGAGAAAATAGTAGTCCCCCGATTCAGTTTTTATTACTTTATTCGTTAAATGATACCAAATAACTTTTCCGTTTACATCTTGTTTTTTAATATTAAAACTGAAATTCTTTTTCTTCCCTAATAAGCTTGCTTTATAAAGTAAGGAAATAGATTCTTTATCTTCTTTACTTATAAGTTTTTCAAAAGGAATATCTCTGAGGGTATCTCCTTCACGAAAAGAATAACCACTAATTTTCTCAAACATTTCATTAACAAAAAGGATTTTGCCTTCTTCGTTGCTTAAAATAATAAATTGATTAGAATGCTTGATAATTAGTGAAAATATAGCGTTTAACGAAAGTGGGTTCGACATAGTTATTTTGTTTTAAATAGCTTTTCAAATATACAACTATAGCTGCAAAAAAGAAAATAATAAATTATCGTATTCATTTACAGACCATTAACAACCGCAATAATATCTTAACTCATTAATTATTATATGATCTTTCTATAAATCTTATCTTTGCAAAAACATCGAATTATGATTAAATCAATGACGGGTTACGGAAAAGCAATCGTAAGCTTACCCAACAAAAGTATAGTAATAGAAATAAAAGCTCTAAACAGTAAATATTTCGATTTCGTTTCCCGTATACCGTCTCTTTATAAAGAAAAAGAGCCTATTATTAGAACTTTACTTAATGGGATATTAGAAAGAGGGAAAATTGAGCTGAGTATGCTTACCGAAAACAAAAGTGGAGATACTAGTGTAAAAGTCGATCAAGCTGCTGCCGACGCCTATTTAAAGCAAGTAAAAGAATTACAAAACAAGCTTAACTTACCGGATGATCCCAATTTATTGAGTACTCTTTTGAAAATGCCTGATGTTTTAAGCTCGCCAATGGAAGATTTAGACGAAGAAGAATGGTTGGCAATTGAAATAGGATTAAAACAAGCCGCAGTTAAGTTAGATGCTTTTCGTATAAGCGAAGGAGATGTTTTACTTAAAGATTTTTCAAAACGGATTGAATTAATCCGGGAATACTCTGAGGCGGTAGTGCCTTTTGAAGAACCACGAATTGAGCTTTTAAGAACTCGCTTTAAGAAGAACCTATATAGCCTTGCTGAAGAATCGACTTTTGATACTAACCGCTTTGAGCAAGAGCTGATTTATTATATTGAAAAGCTTGATATTACAGAAGAAAAAGTGCGCTTAGCACGTCATTTAGATTATTTTATTGAAACGCTAAACGACGGTGGTACCAATGGAAAAAAACTCAACTTTATAGCTCAAGAAATTGGACGCGAAGTAAATACTATTGGATCAAAAGCCAACAGTGCCGATATTCAAAAGCTTGTGGTAATGATGAAAGATGAACTGGAAAAAATCAAAGAACAACTATCTAATATTTTATAATGAAACATCCATAAGAATACGTTCTTACAGTGGAATGACTATAAAATGGATGTTCTATGTGACCATTAAAAATTAAATTATAGACACATGAAAAAGCGTAAAGTATTTATTTTTTCGGCTCCATCAGGATCGGGCAAAACAACTATAGTCCGTGCTTTATTAGATGCAGGCTTACCTTTTTCATTTTCTATTTCCGCAACAAGTCGTCCGAGTAGAAAAACAGAAACTCACGGCAGAGATTATTATTTTGTTAGTCCTGAAGAATTTAAACAAAAGGTGGAAAATGATGAGTTTGTCGAGTGGGAAGAAGTGTATGAAAACGTTTCTTACGGGACTTTAAAAAGTGAGATTGAAAGGATTTTTGAAAATGGAAAATACCCAATTTTTGATGTTGATGTTGTTGGCGGTTTAAATCTAAAAAAATATTTTGGTGACGATGCCCTCGCTGTTTTTGTACAAGCTCCTTCAATTGAAATTATTGAAGAGCGACTACGAAATCGCTCCACAGACGATGAAGAAAGTATTCAAAAGCGATTAGCTAAAAGCGCTTACGAAATGAGTTTTGCTACTCAGTTTGATACCATAATTATAAACGACAATCTAAATAAAGCTATTGAAGAAACAAAAAAACAAATTCAGGATTTTTTGGAAAAATGAATACTGCACAACATAAAATAGGTTTGTTTTTTGGAAGTTATAACCCAATACATATTGGACATACCGCCATTGCCAATTATATGCTTGAATATAGCGATTTAACAGAAATCTGGTTTGTAGTTTCGCCTCATAATCCGCTAAAAGAAAAGAAAACCTTGCTTGATGATTACCAACGTTTGGAAATGGTACGTTTGGCTATTGAAGACGATTATCGCTTTCGCGCTTCGGATATTGAGTTTAAATTACCTCAACCTTCCTATACTATTGATACGCTCACGTACTTACACGAAAAATATCCACAGCACCAGTTTTGTTTGATTGTTGGTGGCGATAATTTAAGTAATTTCCATAAGTGGAAAAATTATCAAAGCATTTTAGATTACTATCCGCTTTATGTTTATGCTCGTCCGGGATTTAAAAAAGATGATTTTTCTGCTCAAGGCGATATTCAATTTTTTGATGCACCACAAATGGAAATATCGAGTAGCTTTATTCGTAAAGGAATTAAAGAAGGAAAAGATTTAAGGCATTTTCTATCGCCTAAAGTTTGGGATTATTTAACAGAAATGCATTTTTATCAGAAGTGATAAAAGTGAGGGCGCGACTTGAAGTCGCACTCTCACTATTAGAAGCAAACTATTGCAATATCCAAGACATAAGATGACTTAAGGTCACTCTATAGAATTCATTATAACGTCTGCCATTCCAAATTTAAAACCATTCATTACAGTATTAAATTTTAATCCATAGGCTTCTTTCGCTGGATTTTTCATATTAATTTACAGATTTTGTAAAAACGTTACCATAAAAAAGCAATTATTTTTCATTTATTTTTCAACCAAATATTAAATATTTAAAGTTCCGCTTTTTTAGTTGAAAATTAACTAAAGCTATTTTTTAAGATAGTTTTACATGAAATGGCGAGTTTCTTAATACGTTTTTTATCATAAATGATAAATCGCTTATTTTCGTGTTTTTTATACTGGTTTGTATGTTATACTTAAAGCTATTATATTTGAAACTCAATAACCAAGGATGATATATTTGATAATAATTTATTTACTACTCACTATGGTAGTAGCTTATTTAGGGGAAAATAGAAATATTGGATCTACAAAAGCCTTTGTTTTTAGCCTGTTGTTTACTCCTATTATTGGAATAGTAGTTGTTGCCAATTCCTCAAAAAAGATTACTTATTCTGAGTTTCAATATCATTGTCCGCGTTGCGGCTATAATTTTACCGAAGAGTTGGAATTTTGTCCCTATTGCAGTAAAAACGGAAAAGAAATAAAATTAATAAAGCAAGAAGTAACTACTACTTAATTAATAAGGCTAATTATTTTAAATCAGAACATTACCATCCATCTCTTTTGGAATTGGCAGCTCCATTATTTTTAAAATAGTGGGTGCAATATCTGCTAATTTACCATCTTTCATTTCTTTATAATTATCGTCTAAAAGAAATATTGGAACGGGATTTAGAGAATGAGCCGTATTTGGACTTCCATCGGTATTAATAGCATTATCCGAATTTCCGTGATCGGCAGTAATTAAAACAGAATAGCCTAAACTGCGAGCTGTTTTGGCGACTCTCTCTACCGAACGATCCACTGTCTCCACAGCTTCAATAATAGCAGAATAAACTCCTGTATGTCCAACCATATCGGAATTGGCAAAATTCAACACTACTAAATCGGGTTTATTAGCTTGTAATTCTTTAACAATAGCATCGGTAACTTCCGGAGCGCTCATAGCAGGTTGCAAGTCGTAAGTAGCCACTTTTGGCGAAGGAATTAAAATCCTTTTTTCACCTTTAAATTCCTTCTCTCTACCTCCACTAAAGAAAAAAGTTACATGAGCATATTTCTCTGTTTCGGCAATACGAACCTGCTTTTTATTTTGCTGTTCCATAACTTCTCCCAAAGTATTTTTTAAATCGTCTTTGGTAAAAGCAAGATGGATATTTTTAAATTTCTCGTCGTACTTTGTTAGAGTAACATAATATAAAGGCAAGGTTTTCATACCATAATCAGGCATATCTTCCTGACTAAGTACGGTAGTTATTTCGCGAAGACGATCGGTGCGAAAATTAAAACAAAACACTACATCGTCATTAGCAATTTTAGTTAGAGGATTTCCATTTTCATCAACTATTACTTGGGGTTCTATAAACTCATCGGTCTTTCCTTCAGTATAAGAATCTTTAATTGCTTTAACCGCAGACTTAACCGCTTTACCTTTTCCATTTACTAAAAGATCGTATCCAAGTTTAATACGTTCCCAACGTTTATCTCTATCCATGGTATAATAACGACCACAAACAGATGCAATTTTTCCCGTAGAATTTTTTAAATGATCTTCTAATTCCTGAACATAAGCAGCACCACTTCTTGGATCAGTGTCTCTTCCGTCGGTTAAAACATGTATAAAAACATCTTCTAAATCATATTGTTTGGCAATATCTGTAAGTTTCATCAAATGTTTAGTTGATGAGTGAACTCCTCCATCAGAAACCAAACCTAAAAAATGAACGTTTTTATTGTTCTTTTTAGCGTATTTAAATGCGTCTGTTATAACTTTATTTTTTTCGATAGAGCCATCTTGAATAGCATGATTAATTTTTACCAAATCTTGATAAACAACTCTACCGGCTCCTATATTTAAGTGTCCAACTTCAGAATTACCCATTTGCCCTTCGGGTAAGCCTACATTTTCTCCATCTGTTAAAAGGTGAGAATGAGCGGCATTTTCCGGAAGATATAAACTTTTGATATATTTTGTGTCGGCTTGAAAAATAGCGTCGGCTTTATCTTTTTTACCTTCGCCCCAGCCATCCATTATAATAAATACAACTTTTTTATTCATAAATTTTTTGATTCATATTTGCTAAAACTTATTATTTGTTTGAAATTTACTTTATGTCTGTATGTTTTCAAACTGAGCGCAAAGATACTGAAGAATATTAATAGAGCCTTCCCAAAAAACTTAAATACCTATAATTGATTAAAAAGGCTTTTTCTTTTAATTTTTGTGCAAAAAAGGAATTAGCTTATGTAGTTTACTAAACATCCTTTTATATGTTTCCGAATCGAATAAAGGAGCATCCGAAGTAGCTTTGTATGTGAGAAAAATACCTAAAGGAAGAAATACCATTGAAGCTAACCACATTCCAAAGAATATGTTTATACCTCCGGCTACAGCCGAGCGTTCACCTATCATAGATAAAATATGATATAGAACAAAAAACAATGTAGACACTACTACAGGTAAGCCCAAGCCACCTTTACGAATAATTGCGCCCAATGGTGCACCAACAAAAAACAATATTAAGCAAGCAAACGAAAGGGTGAATTTTTTATGATAAGCTATAGTGTGTTTTCTTATTTGTTCCCTTCGATGATTAAAATCTTTTTTCTGATATTTAATATTGTCTTTTGTATTTCTGGCAGCTTCCAATGCTTTTTCAATAGCTTTTTTTCTGAGTTTGATATCCATTTTAAATAAAAAACTATTGTACGCCAGCTGTTGGGTATC from the Bacteroidales bacterium genome contains:
- a CDS encoding Na+/H+ antiporter subunit E, which encodes MKNTSSKWSRFLYTWLLLMVVWYAFTVSFATAEIVTGLIVTGIISALNFTSFSHYGFRLFHPRRIMYLLQYSWVFLIALIKANFQVAKIVINPKLPVNPGIVKFKSSLKSDFAKMVLANSITLTPGTLTVDLIEDEFYIHWLKMTTKDEAGVYEAIAADFEKILIKIFDK
- a CDS encoding cation:proton antiporter subunit C: MNEFLTISIYGTAVALMLIGLYAALAKKNLLKIVIGLSIVDSGLHLLFVAIGYVNNGTAPIFSPEVLGSTQAMVDPVPQALVLTAIVIGFAVTAVALSLVIRLYRHHNTAAIDEIKNLRW
- a CDS encoding YicC family protein encodes the protein MIKSMTGYGKAIVSLPNKSIVIEIKALNSKYFDFVSRIPSLYKEKEPIIRTLLNGILERGKIELSMLTENKSGDTSVKVDQAAADAYLKQVKELQNKLNLPDDPNLLSTLLKMPDVLSSPMEDLDEEEWLAIEIGLKQAAVKLDAFRISEGDVLLKDFSKRIELIREYSEAVVPFEEPRIELLRTRFKKNLYSLAEESTFDTNRFEQELIYYIEKLDITEEKVRLARHLDYFIETLNDGGTNGKKLNFIAQEIGREVNTIGSKANSADIQKLVVMMKDELEKIKEQLSNIL
- the gmk gene encoding guanylate kinase — its product is MKKRKVFIFSAPSGSGKTTIVRALLDAGLPFSFSISATSRPSRKTETHGRDYYFVSPEEFKQKVENDEFVEWEEVYENVSYGTLKSEIERIFENGKYPIFDVDVVGGLNLKKYFGDDALAVFVQAPSIEIIEERLRNRSTDDEESIQKRLAKSAYEMSFATQFDTIIINDNLNKAIEETKKQIQDFLEK
- a CDS encoding DUF4040 domain-containing protein; this translates as MNWLVIPVFALVILTIGSAIYAVISKNLLYAVVATGLVSLGLSLFFFILQAPDVALTEAAIGVALTTIIFIITIRNTTDKERCCDKKTSYVEMKKGDDK
- a CDS encoding Na+/H+ antiporter subunit G, with protein sequence MENIFTYIGYFFVSIGAVFLFLGALGIFRMPDIYTRIQAGTKASTLGAMSLIFGVAFLEPDWWIKLVLMILFIAFSNPLSSHAIARGSYKDKLKPISKEHIDAYEEVVEKMEESK
- a CDS encoding nicotinate-nucleotide adenylyltransferase; translated protein: MNTAQHKIGLFFGSYNPIHIGHTAIANYMLEYSDLTEIWFVVSPHNPLKEKKTLLDDYQRLEMVRLAIEDDYRFRASDIEFKLPQPSYTIDTLTYLHEKYPQHQFCLIVGGDNLSNFHKWKNYQSILDYYPLYVYARPGFKKDDFSAQGDIQFFDAPQMEISSSFIRKGIKEGKDLRHFLSPKVWDYLTEMHFYQK
- a CDS encoding response regulator translates to MSNPLSLNAIFSLIIKHSNQFIILSNEEGKILFVNEMFEKISGYSFREGDTLRDIPFEKLISKEDKESISLLYKASLLGKKKNFSFNIKKQDVNGKVIWYHLTNKVIKTESGDYYFLHLGEDISLQKITEEKLIKDKAKAEENDRLKSAFLANMSHEIRTPMNTIIGFTKLLAESEDAEEKEQFAEIVKTSGAHLLTLINDIIDISKIEAGFQDIKLVSTNINEILIDLQKLYKHDKRLVSKALDLELEQGLPYLNADILTDETRLRQVVSNLIDNAIKFTESGKITFGYKLISETYNDGTPKLLFFVNDMGIGISKEDQKLIFERFHQVDGKGKKMGTGLGLTIVKTLVKKLGGDIWVESVLGKGSSFYFTLPYLQRKQEKEGVTIKENKKIPNFENKVILIAEDIASNYQYLEALLRKTKAELIWVKNGKDAVKEVLTERKIDLILMDLRMPVMNGYNATKQIKLLNPKLPVLAVTAYAIDGDMEKAFDFGCDEYITKPIIKAELFQKIKMFLS
- a CDS encoding Na(+)/H(+) antiporter subunit B is translated as MIKRIIVFLILATIGYFLVGVVSQIPFGEDRNNVGDYYIEKTPSELKVSNAVTAIVVNYRGFDTLGEVTVLFLAATGLSSIMYRRRRKGEKQIRAKLPSSRIVQIGSQILFPLIVLLGAYVFIHGHLSPGGGFQGGAIIATATLLMLISYRKFKVNHNVISWIESIAGVVFATVGFVGLILGMTFLENFLPTGELNDLLSGGIIGIIYVAVGFKVASELAGVIDTVLLNNRPEAKNEN
- a CDS encoding 2,3-bisphosphoglycerate-independent phosphoglycerate mutase; its protein translation is MNKKVVFIIMDGWGEGKKDKADAIFQADTKYIKSLYLPENAAHSHLLTDGENVGLPEGQMGNSEVGHLNIGAGRVVYQDLVKINHAIQDGSIEKNKVITDAFKYAKKNNKNVHFLGLVSDGGVHSSTKHLMKLTDIAKQYDLEDVFIHVLTDGRDTDPRSGAAYVQELEDHLKNSTGKIASVCGRYYTMDRDKRWERIKLGYDLLVNGKGKAVKSAVKAIKDSYTEGKTDEFIEPQVIVDENGNPLTKIANDDVVFCFNFRTDRLREITTVLSQEDMPDYGMKTLPLYYVTLTKYDEKFKNIHLAFTKDDLKNTLGEVMEQQNKKQVRIAETEKYAHVTFFFSGGREKEFKGEKRILIPSPKVATYDLQPAMSAPEVTDAIVKELQANKPDLVVLNFANSDMVGHTGVYSAIIEAVETVDRSVERVAKTARSLGYSVLITADHGNSDNAINTDGSPNTAHSLNPVPIFLLDDNYKEMKDGKLADIAPTILKIMELPIPKEMDGNVLI